A section of the Triticum dicoccoides isolate Atlit2015 ecotype Zavitan chromosome 7A, WEW_v2.0, whole genome shotgun sequence genome encodes:
- the LOC119331375 gene encoding uncharacterized protein LOC119331375, translating into MDPSRPLLGRGAFLSSSAHAAAAIILIAFLLLTLLRLPLSPSISIYTPPPLASTPHHHLQHQDHEDQEQEDASSCDLSSPLDCADPRLFHLMMRSAIDAFPAVHFARFGRPVPGDPPSASCDMAWRARTNASASASPTATTKDYRRFAIARDPHTCAYSVTSIGDYHSGPNARKPRPGASNATAAPPPPPLSRSQFAAATYLSYHGGGDRCKLMPHYMRSLLCALAEARYLNRTLVLDLSLCLAASYTAAGMPEEGKRLAFYFDIDHLRSSVVDIIEERQFWEDWDRWGAQGQLGLRLIEDTRVAPTKFSKAKDTLIVRKFGDVEPGNYWYHVCEGEAERVLPPPRHAIRLAPSLMSIVDDIISSMQQDFDSVHVGGSVEDLIQRIEDGVDVRRQVYIAGEGINTVSMEVLKAKYNNLRYLDEFQRLWRKDSKWFLEMKRLNGGVPVKFDGYMRELVDREVFLKGKKKVEVLH; encoded by the coding sequence ATGGATCCGAGCCGGCCACTCCTGGGGCGCGGCGCCTTCCTCTCCTCCTcggcgcacgccgccgccgccatcatcctcatcgccttcctcctcctcaccCTGCTCCGCCTCCCGCTCTCCCCCTCCATCTCCATCTATACCCCTCCCCCCCTCGCCTCCACGCCCCACCACCACCTGCAGCACCAGGACCATGAGGACCAGGAGCAGGAGGACGCCTCGTCCTGCGACCTCTCCTCCCCGCTGGACTGCGCCGACCCACGCCTCTTCCACCTCATGATGCGCAGCGCCATCGACGCCTTCCCCGCCGTCCATTTCGCCCGCTTCGGCCGCCCCGTCCCCGGCGACCCGCCCTCCGCTTCCTGCGACATGGCATGGCGCGCCCGCACcaacgcctccgcctccgcctcccccaCCGCCACCACCAAGGACTACCGCCGCTTCGCCATCGCGAGGGACCCACACACCTGCGCCTACTCCGTCACCTCCATCGGTGATTACCACTCCGGCCCCAACGCCCGCAAGCCTCGGCCCGGCGCCTCcaacgccaccgccgccccgcccccgccgccgctctcCCGCTCCCAGTTCGCCGCCGCCACCTACCTCTCCTACCACGGCGGAGGCGACCGCTGCAAGCTCATGCCACACTACATGCGGAGCCTCCTATGCGCCCTCGCCGAGGCGCGCTACCTCAACCGCACCCTCGTCCTCGACCTCAGCCTCTGCCTGGCGGCCTCCTACACAGCCGCCGGCATGCCTGAGGAGGGCAAGCGCCTCGCCTTCTACTTCGACATCGACCACCTCCGGTCGTCCGTGGTGGACATCATCGAGGAAAGACAGTTCTGGGAAGATTGGGACAGGTGGGGAGCACAGGGCCAGCTCGGGCTCCGGCTCATTGAGGACACTAGGGTTGCCCCCACCAAGTTCTCGAAAGCTAAGGACACCCTGATTGTCAGGAAATTTGGGGACGTCGAGCCAGGGAATTACTGGTACCATGTGTGTGAGGGTGAGGCAGAGCGTGTGCTCCCTCCGCCGCGCCATGCCATACGTTTGGCACCAAGTTTGATGAGCATTGTTGATGATATCATCTCAAGTATGCAGCAAGACTTCGATTCCGTCCATGTTGGTGGCAGTGTTGAGGACCTCATCCAGCGAATCGAGGATGGTGTTGATGTACGAAGGCAAGTGTACATTGCCGGAGAGGGGATCAACACGGTCTCCATGGAGGTGCTTAAGGCAAAGTACAACAACTTGCGTTACCTGGATGAGTTTCAGAGGCTCTGGAGAAAAGACAGCAAGTGGTTCTTGGAGATGAAGAGGCTCAATGGTGGAGTTCCTGTGAAGTTTGATGGGTACATGCGTGAGCTGGTTGACAGGGAGGTCTTCCTCAAGGGCAAGAAGAAGGTCGAGGTGCTCCACTGA